One genomic region from Lates calcarifer isolate ASB-BC8 linkage group LG10, TLL_Latcal_v3, whole genome shotgun sequence encodes:
- the si:dkey-103i16.6 gene encoding NAD-dependent protein deacetylase sirtuin-3 — protein sequence MNRSRSSWNKKAPQPPVTRITRSSSSQARHPDPAESLDSGPGPYGKQRKKQADSALAQDLSQMSVSGQDVYTLQVSKGKMSKYSSDPVQDSQSSGSRSAQGSLSATKSSSRGGLASVARLVKLGRCKNVVVVAGAGISTASGIPDFRTPGTGLYANLEKYNIPYPEAIFNIDYFSNDPQPFFSLAKALYPGSHRPNYIHYFIRMLHHKGLLLRMYTQNIDGLEKLCGIPDDKLVEAHGSFATASCHLCYTPYPAEEAKCAIMNDKVPICTFCAATVKPDVVFFGEDLPQKYFLHTKDFPKADLLIIMGTSLQIEPFASLVNTVRSTVPRLLLNRHAVGSFEKVPLRRGDHMELGDLEDTVRRFAEMLGWNNEIEELMRSQETVSIPTLINSGQVPFQGRGTSEPPGGMETSRSRPGGQRAASSGSEETDSETDSKSSASSNLSH from the exons ATGAAcaggtccaggtccagctgGAATAAAAAAGCCCCCCAACCTCCGGTCACCAGGATAACCCGCAGCTCCAGCTCCCAGGCCAGGCACCCTGACCCCGCTGAGTCTCTGGACTCTGGGCCAGGCCCGTATGGAAAACAACGAAAGAAGCAGGCCGACTCGGCTTTGGCCCAGGACCTCAGCCAAATGAGTGTGAGCGGACAGGATGTTTATACCCTCCAGGTGAG TAAGGGAAAGATGTCCAAATATAGCAGTGACCCTGTGCAGGACAGTCAGTCCTCTGGGTCCAGATCTGCTCAGGGCAGCCTGTCTGCTACCAAGTCATCATCCCGGGGTGGCCTCGCCTCTGTGGCTCGACTGGTGAAGCTCGGCCGCTGTAAGAacgtggtggtggtggctggAGCAGGAATCAGCACAGCCAGCGGCATCCCGGACTTTAG AACTCCAGGAACTGGTCTTTATGCCAACTTGGAGAAGTACAACATCCCTTACCCAGAGGCCATTTTCAACATCGACTACTTCTCCAACGACCCACAGCCTTTCTTCTCCCTGGCCAAAGCTCTGTATCCTGGCAGCCACCGACCCAACTACATACACTACTTCATCCGAATGCTTCATCACAAAGGCCTGCTGCTCCGAATGTACACACAGAACATTGATGGACTGGAGAAAT TATGTGGCATCCCAGACGACAAACTTGTGGAAGCTCACGGTAGTTTTGCCACAGCTTCCTGCCACTTGTGCTACACTCCGTACCCTGCTGAGGAGGCTAAG TGCGCTATTATGAATGACAAAGTTCCCATATGCACATTCTGTGCTGCTACAGTCAAAcctgatgttgtgttttttggagaGGACCTTCCTCAGAAGTATTTCCTCCACACGAAAGACTTCCCCAAAGCAGACCTGCTAATCATTATGGGCACATCTCTGCAG ATTGAGCCATTTGCCAGCCTGGTGAACACGGTGCGCTCCACGGTGCCACGTCTGCTCCTGAACCGACACGCTGTGGGTTCCTTTGAGAAGGTCCCACTGCGGAGAGGAGACCACATGGAGCTGGGCGACCTGGAGGATACAGTCCGGAGGTTTGCTGAAATGCTCGGCTGGAACAACGAGATCGAAGAGCTGATGAGGAGTCAGGAAACAGTG agcaTCCCTACACTGATAAACAGTGGACAGGTGCCTTTCCAGGGCAGAGGTACATCAGAGCCTCCAGGGGGGATGGAAACATCCAGGTCCAGACCAGGAGGTCAAAGAGCAGCCAGCAGTGGCAGCGAGGAGACGGACTCAGAGACGGACAGCAAGAGCTCTGCATCATCCAACCTGAGTCACTGA
- the ric8b gene encoding LOW QUALITY PROTEIN: synembryn-B (The sequence of the model RefSeq protein was modified relative to this genomic sequence to represent the inferred CDS: deleted 1 base in 1 codon) has translation MDLNNILSQLETANEEEIEKLLQQYNRENSHTFTFDPKEEALRSKLCQSVLSVLGRQVQPSCQKTCLETLRILSRDKRVLAPVATREGILILGRMARLHAGEEGGDNQTSSQEDTQSEEEERVVVEALKCLCNVVFNSPAAQQVSVDVQLAHGLCASLHTARTWHHEVGLFTLRLLFLLSALRPDVRGVLRREWHAVRLLTEVLEHTLDVRWVGPYEAARPDPQALPMPAEDNERAMEALKALFNLTLSDAGGEEDDHQFRLIAAILRHLLMLKTETEVKTEEAHSHAVNLLNNLPVSCLDVLIDVPVQGGLEKYGGKNMDAVQVLLDFMEKRIDKGSNYKEGLTPVLSLLTEGSRHHREIRRYIKAQVLPPLKDVKIRPEIGTAIRNKLVRLMTHVDMGVKQTAAEFLFVLCKESVDNLLKYTGYGNAAGLLVARGLLGGGRGETQYSEDEDSDTEEYKSAKPFINPITGHVEEPMPNPIEEMTEEQKEYEAQKLVNMFDKLSRQNVIRPMGVRPDGTLAPLEETLCDRSEDNSGSDSD, from the exons ATGGATTTGAATAATATCTTGTCGCAGCTTGAAACTGCCAACGAGGAGGAAATCGAGAAGCTTCTGCAGCAGTATAATCGAGAG AACAGTCACACCTTCACTTTTGACCCAAAGGAAGAAGCACTGCGGAGT AAGCTGTGTCAGAGTGTGTTGTCAGTACTTGGGAGACAGGTGCAGCCCAGCTGTCAGAAGACATGTTTGGAGACTCTCCGCATCCTGTCCAGAGACAAGCGTGTCCTCGCACCTGTAGCCACCAGGGAAGGCATCTTGATCCTGGGAAGAATGGCGAGGCTGCACGctggagaggaaggaggtgaTAACCAGACAAGCTCTCAGgaagacacacagtcagaggaggaggagagggtggtggtggaggcGTTGAAGTGCCTATGCAATGTGGTATTCAACAGCCCTGCAGCTCAGCAGGTCAGTGTAGATGTGCAGCTGGCTCACGGCCTGTGTGCCAGCCTGCATACAGCCCGCACATGGCATCACGAGGTGGGCCTGTTCACACTGCGCCTTCTTTTCCTGCTGTCTGCCCTGCGGCCTGATGTTAGGGGGGTTTTGAGGAGAGAATGGCATGCGGTGAGACTATTGACAGAGGTCCTGGAGCACACCCTCGATGTGCGCTGGGTAGGCCCCTATGAAGCGGCCCGTCCAGATCCACAGGCCCTGCCCATGCCTGCAGAGGACAATGAGCGAGCAATGGAAGCACTCAAGGCCTTGTTCAACCTCACTCTGTCTGACGCTGGTGGTGAG GAGGATGACCACCAGTTTCGACTGATT GCTGCCATCCTGCGTCATCTGTTGATGCTGAAGACTGAGACAGAGgtgaaaacagaggaagcacACAG CCATGCCGTCAACCTGCTTAACAACCTGCCTGTGTCCTGCCTGGACGTGTTAATCGACGTGCCTGTCCAGGGAGGACTTGAGAAATATGGTGGGAAAAACATGGATGCAGTCCAGGTGTTACTAGACTTCATGGAGAAGAGGATTGACAAG GGCTCCAACTACAAAGAGGGACTCACTCCGGTGCTCAGCCTTCTGACTGAAGGATCCAGACACCACAGAGAGATCCGCAGATATATCAAAGCTCAG gtaCTTCCCCCACTGAAAGATGTGAAGATCAGACCAGAAATTGGCACCGCCATCAGAAACAAGCTGGTTCGCCTTATGACTCATGTTGACATGGGTGTGAAGCAGACGGCTGCAGAGTTTCTCTTCGTTCTTTGCAAAGAGAGTG TGGACAACCTGTTGAAGTACACAGGATATGGGAACGCAGCAGGACTGCTGGTGGCTCGAGGACTTCtcggaggagggaggggagagactCAGTACTCTGAAGATGAAGACTCAGATACAGAGGAATACAAGTCTGCCAAACCCTT CATCAACCCCATCACTGGTCACGTGGAGGAACCGATGCCGAACCCAATCGAAGagatgacagaggagcagaaggagTATGAAGCCCAGAAACTGGTCAATATGTTTGACAAGTTGTCAAG GCAGAACGTGATTCGACCCATGGGCGTCAGGCCGGATGGGACGTTAGCGCCTCTTGAAGAAACACTCTGTGATCGATCTGAGGACAACTCAGGATCAGACTCTGACTAG